TTTTAAAAAGACTTTTTCTTGTTTTGCAAGTAGATACAAAGAAAGATTAACTTCTTGAAGAAAAGTGTTCTCTTTTATCGTTATTTGAAAGCTCTGATAGAAATCGGGATAATATGGATTGGGTCTGAATTTCGAAGATTTAAGTTCAACTGAAACAATAGGTGCCGTATCATCAATGAAAAGAAGGAGATTTGCAATCACTGGGATTGAATGCAGTTTTTCGAAATCAAAAATTTGGTGAGCTTCACGAAAGAAAATGATCTGACAATATTGATTTTTGGGTAGGGTTTGAAGGAGTCTTTCTATTCCTTGTTCTGAGAGTTCTTCTTTTCCATCCCTAAAAAATTCCCATTTGGTTTTGAAAAGTTTTTCTTTTAGGCAATAGATTTGATGGTAGTTTGATGAGACAGCTTTAGCTTGATAGGGTTTCCATTGTTTTTGGGTGTAAATTAAGATTTCGAACTTTCGGTATTCTTGTCGAACATAGCCATAACCATTCGAATTGAGAAACATAGGAGAAATTCTTAGCAAAAGCTCAGGTTCAAAAGGCAAAACTAAAATCCCATGCAAAATTTCTTGGTATTGTTGCTTTTCTTTGGTAGTATAATTGAGTCCCATTAGATAAACAGAAAAATCCGAAACTTGCTTTTTTCTTTCTCCGTTCCATGTAATAAAATTGTTTTTTGGGCTCATGTTTTCGTAATAAATTTGATGATTGTGATTAAGCAAAAAGCCCCTGATTTCTCTGAAAGAAGTTTGATGAAAATAAATCTCGGCAGTATTCTTTGGTGGTAAGAATTCTTTGTTTTTTTCATCCCACAAACGGAAAATATATGTTTGACGTAACTCCCATTGGATTTCTTCGTTTGGTGTGAGGATTTCTATGGGGATTACAAAATCCTTTCGTATGTTTCCATAATCATAAAAGACAGATAAGACTACTTCGTATCGTCCTTCTTTTTGAATTTGACCTTTTTCGTCTTTCCCATTCCATACAATTACGTGTTCTTTTTGAAGTTTTTGTCGATCCTCAGGCTGGTGGATAAACACGATTTGACTTTCAGGATTGTAGATTTTTATTTCCCAATCTTTTACTTTGATGGGAAGGTTTTGATGTAAGATCACGTAAAAAAGAACTTCATCATTATAACCATCTTGGTTGGGGGAAAGAAAGCTCGAGCTTGCCTTGAAATCAATATATGAGAGTTGATTTCCAAATACATTTGATGCGAATGCGAAAAAGAGAAATAAGAATTTGAAATGACGAAATCTCATAATTGGATTTTCTTTACCAAGATATGATAAGCACATTTCCCATCAATAAGTTTCAGGACATCCCACTACCAGAGAAAGGTTCGAAGGTTATAGTTGCTATGTCGGGTGGGGTTGATAGTGCTGTTTCTGCCTTACTTTTGAAGGAATTAGGTTTTGATGTGATTGGTGTGAATTTACGAGTTTGGGAATATGAAGAAGAAACTTGTCATTCGCACAAAAAGTCATGTTGCACTCCTAAAGATGTTTACGATGCAAAAGAAGTCGGTATGATTTTAGGTATTCCCTTCTATGTCATCAAAATGGAAAAAGTCTTCAAAGAAAAAGTGATAGATCGATTTGTATTGGACTATCAAAAAGCAAGGACACCGAATCCTTGTGTAGATTGCAATTCTTTTGTTAAGTTTGGAGCTCTTTGGGAAAAAGCCAAATCCTTGGGGATTTCCTACATAGCAACAGGGCACTATGCAAAAGTCTATCAAACACCTCATGGGCGTTTTACCATACAAGATGCCGTAGATAAAAATAAGAATCAGGCTTATTATCTATATGGTGTTTCCCAAGACTCACTGAAGCACACGATCTTTCCTCTGGGGAATTTTACCAAAAGTGAAGTTCGAGAGATTGCAAAAAAATACCGATTACCGGTTGCACAAAAATCAGAATCTCAAGAAATCTGCTTCATACCAGAAAATGACTATCGAAAATTTTTAGAAAAGCAGGGTATTGAATGGACTCCTGGGTTTTTTCGTGATGTTCACGGACGGATTTTAGGAAAGCACAAAGGAAAAGAACACTTCACCATCGGGCAAAGGAAAGGTTTAGGTATTTCTTGGAAAGAACCATTATATGTGATAGATATCTTAGAAAACGGAGATGTCATTTTGGGCTCAAGAAGGGAGCTCTATTTTCGCTCCTTTGAAGTAGAACAAGTGAATTTTCTTTATTACTCTGAACGTGAGTTTTCTAAGAGTTTTAGCGAAAAAGAACTACTTTGCAGGGTTCAAATTCGTTATCGAAGTAGCCCTCAAAGAGCTTATGTTCGATACTTGGGGTTTGATGAAACCATTTCTTGGAATGGAAAACCTAAAGGACATAAGCTCAAGGTAGAGTTAGAAACACCTATCCCTGCGGTAACTCCCGGACAAAGTGCCGTTTTTTATCCTCACGAAACGATACAACCTTCCGACATCCTTCTTATGGGAGGTGTGATTTCTAAAGAAAACTTAATACATGAATATAAACAAGATATAAATTTATAAATTTTTTTTATAAAGTTTCTAAAATGTACAAAACATTGTTTAAATTTTCGAAACATGGAAAATTATACTCAAACTTATATTTCCATGGTCCTCAAATATCAAATCAAAATTCTCATAAAAGCGAACAAAACATTATAAATTCTTGCCATTAAAAAAAGCTCAAATTACAAATTGAGCTTCCCAGTTTTCCAAAAGAGGTAATTCGAATTCCGAAACAGAGAAATTGCGATCTTCGTTCTCTAAATGTCGGACAACACAGCTCTTTTTCTTTTTGTTGTAGATCATGGTCGTATAAGAGAGAGGCAAGCGCAGCTTGAGAACTTCACCTTGAGGTTGATGTGTGGAGTTCAAGATTTCGTATTTCAGTAGGATGTTGTTGTTATTTTCTCTTTTTCCCTCAATCTTTGCTAAAAAGTGCTTAGATTTGTATTGATTGGAAATTCCGTCATCTATGTAAACAAAACCTTCGATTTTAGCATCAGGATAGATTTCAAAAATCAAATTGCTTTGTAGAGTTTCTTCGGTATTTTTTCTGGGTATAGCCATCGGAATGGCACTTCCAGCTCGAATGAACAAGGGATAATATCCTCTCTGAACGGGGAAATTTAACCAACGATTTCCGTGGTAGATCTTAGCACTTTCAAACTCAAACCAATTGCCAGGAGGCAAATAAACATTGATATTTGATATACTTGGTAACAAAACTGGACATGCTAAAAGATTATTTCCCAAGAAAAATTGGTTTTTTAGGTTTTCGTCTTCTTCTGAAAGTTCTCCATGTTCGTAAAAAATAGGTCTTACGATAGGTTTTCCTTTTTGGTGGGCTTCATAAAAAAGATAGTATAGATAAAACAAGAGCTGGTATCTTCTTCGAATGTGCTTTTTGACTCGTTGTAGTGTTGCGTTCGGAAACTTCCACGGTTCTTGGGAATAAGAAAATAAAACCGTGTGATTTCGAAAAAAAGGAAGCAAAGAGCCTAATTCCACCCAGCGTTCAAAAAGTTCAGGATTTCGAAAGAATTTAAAGATTGAAAGGACTCCTTTTCGTGGAGCTCCAAACCCTCCAATATCAGCTCCAACATAATAAACCCCTGACAAAGTAAGATTCATCACCATGTATAAGTTTTCTCTGAGATGTTCCCAGGAAGTGTGGTTGTCTCCAGTCCACAAAAAAGCCCATTTGTGAATTCCTATAGTTCCTGATCTAGTCAAAATAAAAGGACGATTTTCGGGGTTATGTTCTTCGAAAGCCTTGAATGTCGTTTCTGCCTCGAAGTTTGCGTATTGATTTCGGTATCGCAAGTGGGATCCAAGTTTATGGGAAAGGGATTCTTTTAATGGTTCAATCGTAGTACCTAATTTCAGGACAGGTTCGTTCATATCATTCCAAATGCCTGCCATCCCGAGTTCTAAATGATCTTTGAGTCGTTGTTTCCACCATTCTCTTGCTTTCTCGTCAGTAAAATCCACCAGGTGAACATTCCCAGCCCATAGCTTTGCTTGATAATAAGATTGTTCTGATTTACAGAAATAATCATTTTTTGTGCTTTCTTGATATAATGGATTTTGAGGATCAATGGCAATTCCGGGATTAGTGATGGCAACAAGCCTGATTCCTTTTTGTTTTAAAGTCTCGATCATAGTTTTTGGATCAGGGAAGCGTTTTTTATTCCATGTAAACACTCGATATCGATCCATATGATGGATATCTAAATAAATGGCATCTAAGGGAACCTCATGTTTTTGAGCTTCTTGGGCAACTTCGAGAACCTTCTTTTGGGTTTTGTAGGACCATCGAGATTGATGATACCCTAATGCCCATATGGGTGGCAAGAATGGCTGACCCAAGAGCTTCATCATGTTCGTGAGGATTTCTTCAGGTGTTCCAATCAGAATCAAAAAGTCTATGATTTCTGTTTCTCGTTTGTGGTAGTAGGAAACTAAGATCTCGTATTTTATAGGATGATGCTGTTGAGAATTGATGACAATTTCTAAAGGATATGGTGTGTAGAATAAAACCGCAAAATGCTTTTGGGAAAACTTTCTACGAAAAAAAAGAACAGGAAAAGATGCATAAGGTTGATTCTTGAGTAAATAAAACATTGTATCGATGTTTCTTAAAATGTATCTTCCATTTTTGTGGATGTAATTTCCGTTGATAGCCCCCATTCCGTAAATATTTACTTCGTCATATAGCGAAAATTGAAGAAATTGTTCTTCTTCATTTTTGATTATCCCCATTAAAAGGGTTTTATTTTCAATATCGATTCGAATGTTTCTTGTAGGAGGATCATACATAAACAAAAAAGATTTCTTTTTTGCTGTGATTTTTCCTTCAGCGTCCTTAAAAACAGGGATTTCAGTTTCTTTACTCAAGATGGGGGTTGACTCTAAGTTTTCTCTTCCAAAAAAAGAGAATCGATAGACTTGTTTTTCGTAGTTGTGTATCTGTATGATTTTTTTGAAATTCTCTTGATGCTCCCTATTCATAAAAAAAATTTCGAACCATCATGTTTTTTGTAAATCGAATTCTATTGATAGCTCTCGGTTTTTTTTTGTTGTATATAAACTTTTTCCCCATTCACTATTTTAAGCCAAAAGAAAGAGTATATCATCACCTCAGTGAAGTAATTCAAGACTTTTCTTTAGAGAGTTTGCCTGTCTTTCGAATTCATCAAGATTCTGATTATTGTTTGATGGTATTTTCTTTTTCTTCTGAGTTCCCAGATTTTCCCTGTGTGATTTATTTTCGAAGTGAGATTTGGTCAAAAGATTTTAAAAAAAACTTAGACTTTTTGTATTGGATTTCGGATTTTTTGGTAAAACAAAAAAAAAGAGTTATTCTCTATACAGAAAATGACTTCCACCATTATGGTTTTTTCGTTGCAGGTTTTTTCCCAGAGGTTGAAGTCCTTATCATCAATGGCAGTTTTTATCAAGAATTACCTTGGATTTGGAAAGTTTTTGAACCAAGGATTTGTCAGGTCATAAACCCTGATCGTTGTATAAAATACAAGTTGTAT
The genomic region above belongs to Leptospiraceae bacterium and contains:
- a CDS encoding glycoside hydrolase family 31 protein, encoding MNREHQENFKKIIQIHNYEKQVYRFSFFGRENLESTPILSKETEIPVFKDAEGKITAKKKSFLFMYDPPTRNIRIDIENKTLLMGIIKNEEEQFLQFSLYDEVNIYGMGAINGNYIHKNGRYILRNIDTMFYLLKNQPYASFPVLFFRRKFSQKHFAVLFYTPYPLEIVINSQQHHPIKYEILVSYYHKRETEIIDFLILIGTPEEILTNMMKLLGQPFLPPIWALGYHQSRWSYKTQKKVLEVAQEAQKHEVPLDAIYLDIHHMDRYRVFTWNKKRFPDPKTMIETLKQKGIRLVAITNPGIAIDPQNPLYQESTKNDYFCKSEQSYYQAKLWAGNVHLVDFTDEKAREWWKQRLKDHLELGMAGIWNDMNEPVLKLGTTIEPLKESLSHKLGSHLRYRNQYANFEAETTFKAFEEHNPENRPFILTRSGTIGIHKWAFLWTGDNHTSWEHLRENLYMVMNLTLSGVYYVGADIGGFGAPRKGVLSIFKFFRNPELFERWVELGSLLPFFRNHTVLFSYSQEPWKFPNATLQRVKKHIRRRYQLLFYLYYLFYEAHQKGKPIVRPIFYEHGELSEEDENLKNQFFLGNNLLACPVLLPSISNINVYLPPGNWFEFESAKIYHGNRWLNFPVQRGYYPLFIRAGSAIPMAIPRKNTEETLQSNLIFEIYPDAKIEGFVYIDDGISNQYKSKHFLAKIEGKRENNNNILLKYEILNSTHQPQGEVLKLRLPLSYTTMIYNKKKKSCVVRHLENEDRNFSVSEFELPLLENWEAQFVI
- the mnmA gene encoding tRNA 2-thiouridine(34) synthase MnmA, translating into MISTFPINKFQDIPLPEKGSKVIVAMSGGVDSAVSALLLKELGFDVIGVNLRVWEYEEETCHSHKKSCCTPKDVYDAKEVGMILGIPFYVIKMEKVFKEKVIDRFVLDYQKARTPNPCVDCNSFVKFGALWEKAKSLGISYIATGHYAKVYQTPHGRFTIQDAVDKNKNQAYYLYGVSQDSLKHTIFPLGNFTKSEVREIAKKYRLPVAQKSESQEICFIPENDYRKFLEKQGIEWTPGFFRDVHGRILGKHKGKEHFTIGQRKGLGISWKEPLYVIDILENGDVILGSRRELYFRSFEVEQVNFLYYSEREFSKSFSEKELLCRVQIRYRSSPQRAYVRYLGFDETISWNGKPKGHKLKVELETPIPAVTPGQSAVFYPHETIQPSDILLMGGVISKENLIHEYKQDINL